A single genomic interval of Centropristis striata isolate RG_2023a ecotype Rhode Island chromosome 8, C.striata_1.0, whole genome shotgun sequence harbors:
- the LOC131976129 gene encoding complement C1q-like protein 2 codes for MRAVGLLLLLLALCGSGAQGELQETETTKTTTPDIWAEVRALREMVDLLQRENSERKVAFYTGLTDDGYVGPFKTDTTLKYSRVFTNVGDAYNPSTGFFTAPVRGVYYFQFTMGGRQAGRMGVEVFKNNQRIMWNGETKEEFGTEYLTNSVVLELMAGDEIHLVLSDGFSLYDNTDNHNTFSGSLLFTL; via the exons ATGAGGgctgttggtttgctgctgctgctgctggctctgtgtgGGTCAGGAGCTCAGGGGGAGCTTCAGGAGACGGAGACCACAAAGACAACCACACCTGACATCTGGGCGGAGGTGAGGGCTCTGAGAGAAATGGTGGatctgctgcagagagagaactcAG AGAGGAAGGTGGCCTTTTACACAGGTCTGACTGATGACGGATATGTTGGACCATTCAAGACAGACACCACACTGAAATACAGCAGAGTCTTCACCAACGTCGGCGATGCTTACAATCCATCTAcag gTTTCTTCACAGCTCCAGTCAGAGGGGTCTACTACTTCCAGTTCACTATGGGTGGTCGCCAAGCAGGTCGCATGGGTGTAGAGGTGTTCAAGAACAACCAGAGGATCATGTGGAATGGGGAGACTAAGGAAGAGTTTGGGACTGAATACTTgactaactctgttgtcttggagctgatggcaggagatgAAATCCACCTCGTTCTCTCAGACGGCTTTTCTCTCTATGACAATACAGACAACCACAACACCTTCAgtggctccctcctcttcacactgtga
- the LOC131976132 gene encoding NLR family CARD domain-containing protein 3-like, translated as MSDLEEEEDRSESPVSSCPSMKTDQSKGPSDTKERKRSHGCEEEQPSCCALCQDILKDPVSTSCGHWFCRRCITSYWDQSASPGASSCPQCGERSRTRAGMQSASETSTVQAGGRQEVLDEHKISLKRRCEHVTEGSDATGSGTLLNRIYTELYITEGQSEEVNTQHEVRQLETASKKKTVHDAPIKCQDIFKALPDQQGHIRVVLTNGVAGVGKTFLVQKFSLDWAEGLENQDVSVVVLLSFRELNLIRDEQYSLLELLHVFHPTLQKVPAEKLAVSKLLFIFDGLDESRLSLDFTNKEVVSDVTQKSSVNMLLTNLIEGNLLPSALVWITSRPAAANQIPPECVDRVTEVRGFTDAQKEEYFRRRVSDEERSSRIISHIQTSRSLHIMCLIPVFCWITATVLDHMLTTEQRGELPKTLTDLYSHFLLVQTRKKKQKYAEGHETSPQELMEADREVLLKLGRLAFEQLQEGNIMFYQDDLERCGLDVTEASVYSGVCTEIFKRESVIFQKTVYCFVHLSIQEFLAAVYLFHCYTTRNTEVLRAFFGTDWDNDSSDGKGPSFLKKIKRKFLGKGPSLDYFLKKAMEKSLESQNGHLDLFVRFLHGLSQESNQRLLGGLLGQTDNSPGIIQKAIKNLKEMNTDEISPDRSINIFHCLTEMNDLSVHQEIQEFLKSENRSKKELSEIQCSALAYMMQMSEEVLDELDLEKYNTSDQGKLRLIPALRNCRKAQLSYCNLSDTHCEVLASVLKSNPSHLRELDLINILEDSGVKHLCDGLQSPNCKVETLRLRWSKMSDIRAASLASALKSNPSHLRELELSHNKLQDSGVKLLCDFLESPHCRLETLRLWHCNLSEISCASLASALKSNSSHLRELDLGNNKLQDSGVKLLCDFLESPNCRLEDLGLKRCSLSEISCASLASALKSNPSHLRELDLSFNELQDSGVELLSDHVKNPNSRLETLRVEMGRLIRAEKPKQNDSDDKLDVKTNLHEGDRKAPLSFSPELTSGASYRFMCPGPGVFQCDLTGLVFVMAQEAELQYRAVQWDQSLLQSAGKQAAGLLFDIKSSEDSAVLQLHLPHCETKEALPFDGLLSVVHITDDGMSILEPLEITDTHVVVKVPHLSVFGLIWDIVNRFLNISLPIKGHVLLFLRPPYEEDRILDLLLLQENIPVQEVVAQQGGLEFIRISSKCHLSFGQSYSVHCEPEGFHIQPECAPFESSCGLFFPPTFEVFLTTNTRKVTVKVQDQEGNVVWKRLVPVTGPRGEVGQRNVPAEDRVPSEDRVPAEDRVPAEDRVPAEDRVPADQKLGGAVRTEFVKRVSDANLNLLLDKLYERGVISYGEMQSAASKPQLDKARDVIDTVRCKGAEASSVLIAALREVDPRLSRELKLS; from the exons ATGAGTgatttagaagaagaagaggacagatcagagtctccagtctccaGCTGTCCCTCTATGAAGACAGACCAGAGTAAAGgaccctcagacacaaa agagaggaagaggagtcatGGTTGTGAGGAGGAGCAGCCATCCTGTTGTGCTTTGTGTCAGGACATCCTGAAGGATCCGGTCTCTACCAGCTGTGGACACTGGTTCTGCAGACGGTGCATCACCTCCTACTGGGACCAGTCTGCTTCACCAGGAGCCTCCTCCTGTCCCCAGTGTGGAGAAAGATCCAGAACAAGAGCTGGAATGCAGTCAGCCAGTGAGACCAGCACTGTTCAAG CTGGTGGTCGGCAGGAGGTTTTAGATGAACATAAGATCAGTCTGAAGAGAAGATGTGAACATGTGACTGAAGGAAGTGAtgcaacaggaagtggaacccTCCTCAACAGGATCTACActgagctctacatcacagagggacagagtgagGAGGTTAATACCCAACATGAGGTGAGGCAGCTGGAGACAGCTTCCAAGAAAAAGACCGTCCACGATGCTCCAATCAAGTGCcaggacatctttaaagccttacCTGACCAACAGGGACACATCAGAGTGGTTCTGACGAACGGTGTCGCTGGCGTTGGAAAAACCTTCTTGGTGCAGAAGTTCAGTCTGGACTGGGCAGAGGGTTTGGAGAACCAAGATGTCAGTGTGGTGGTTCTGCTTTCGTTCAGGGAGCTGAACTTGATCAGAGATGAGCAGTACAGtcttctggagctgctccatgttTTCCATCCAACATTACAGAAGGTCCCAGCAGAGAAGCTGGCCGTCTCTAAACTTCTGTTCATCTTTGACGGCCTGGATGAAAGCAGACTTTCTCTGGATTTCACCAACAAGGAGGTTGTGTCTGATGTCACACAGAAGTCATCAGTCAAcatgctgctgacaaacctcatcgaGGGGAATCTGCTTCCCTCGGCTCTCGTCTGGATAACTTCCCGACCCGCGgcggccaatcagatccctcctGAGTGTGTCGACAGGGTGACAGAAGTACGAGGCTTCACTGACgcccagaaggaggagtacttcaggaggAGGGTCAGTGATGAAGAGCGCTCCAGCAGAATCAtctcacacatccagacatccaggagcctccacatcatgtgtctgatcccagtcttctgctggatcactgctacagttctggaccacatgttgactacagagcagagaggagagctgcccaagaccctgactgacctgtactcacacttcctgctggttcagaccaggaagaagaagcagaagtatgCTGAGGGACATGAGACGAGTCCACAGGAGCTGATGGAGGCTGACAGAGAAGTTCTTCTGAAGCTGGGGAGGCTGGCGTTTGAACAGCTGCAGGAAGGAAACATCATGTTCTACCAAGATGACCTGGAGCGCTGTGGTCTGGATGTCACAGAGGCCTCGGTGTACTCAGGAGTTTGTACAGAGATCTTCAAAAGAGAGAGTGTGATCTTCCAGAAAACAGTCTACTGCTTCGTTCATCTGAGcattcaggagtttctggctgcagtcTACCTGTTCCACTGTTACACCACCAGGAACACAGAGGTACTGAGGGCTTTCTTTGGGACAGACTGGGACAATGACAGCAGTGATGGCAAAGGTCCCTCATTCCTGAAGAAGATCAAAAGGAAATTCCTGGGGAAAGGCCCATCCCTGGATTACTTCTTGAAGAAAGCCATGGAGAAATCCCTAGAAAGTCAAAATGGCCACCTGGACCTGTTTGTCCGGTTCCTTCATGGCCTCTCTCAGGAGTCCAACCAGAGACTGTTAGGAGGCCTGCTGGGTCAGACAGACAACAGTCCAGGAATCATCCAGAAAGCTATTAAGAACCTAAAGGAGATGAACACTGATGAGATCTCTCCTGACAGAAGCATCAACATCTTCCACTGTCTGACGGAGATGAACGACCTCTCAGTACATCAGGAGATCCAAGAGTTCCTGAAGTCAGAGAACAGATCAAAGAAGGAACTCTCTGAGATCCAGTGCTCAGCTCTGGCCTACATGATGCAGATGTCAGAGGAGGTTCTGGATGAGTTGGACCTGGAGAAGTACAACACATCAGATCAGGGAAAACTGAGACTGATTCCAGCTTTGAGGAACTGCAGAAAGGCGCA GCTTTCTTACTGCAATCTATCAGACACTCACTGTGAAGTTCTGGCCTCAgttctgaagtccaacccctcccatctgagagagctggacctgatcAACATCCTGGAGGATTCGGGAGTGAAGCATCTGTGTGATGGACTTCAAAGTCCAAACTGTAAagtggagactctgag attgagGTGGAGCAAAATGTCAGATATCCGCgctgcttctctggcctcagctctgaagtccaacccctcccatctgagagagctggagctgagtcacaacaagctgcaggattcaggagtgaagctgctgtgtgattttctggagagtccacactgcagactggagactctgag ATTGTGGCACTGCAatttgtcagagatcagctgtgcttctctggcctcagctctgaagtccaactcctcccatctgagagagctggatcTGGGTAACaacaagctgcaggattcaggagtgaagctgctgtgtgattttctggagagtccaaactgcagactggaggatCTGGG attgaagcgctgcagtttgtcagagatcagctgtgcttctctggcctcagctctgaagtccaacccctcccatctgagagagctggacctaaGCTTCAAcgagctgcaggattcaggagtagAGCTGCTCTCTGATCACGTGAAGAATCCAAAcagcagactggagactctgag GGTGGAAATGGGCAGGTTGATCAGAGCTgagaaaccaaaacaaa ATGACTCTGATGACAAACTGGATGTGAAAACAAACCTGCATGAGGGTGACAGAAAG GCTCCATTATCCTTCTCACCTGAACTTACATCTGGAGCTTCATACAG GTTCATGTGTCCTGGTCCAGGTGTGTTCCAGTGTGATTTGACTGGACTGGTGTTTGTTATGGCTCAGGAGGCGGAGCTGCAGTACAGGGCTGTCCAATGGGATCAGAGCCTCCTCCAATCAGCTGGCAAGCAGGCTGCAGGGCTGCTGTTCGATATCAAGAGTTCTGAGGACTCTGCTGTCCTTCAGCTCCACCTTCCACACTGTGAAACAAAGGAAG CGTTGCCCTTTGACGGCCTGCTGTCTGTCGTCCACATCACTGATGATGGAATGAGCATCTTGGAGCCTCTGGAGATCACAGACACTCATGTGGTTGTGAAGGTCCCTCACCTCTCCGTCTTCGGCCTGATCTGGGATATCGTCAATAGGTTTCTGAACATCTCACTGCCAATAAAGGGCCACGTTCTGCTGTTCCTCCGACCTCCGTATGAAGAGGATCGAATACTCGACTTATTACTGCTGCAGGAAAACATCCCTGTGCAAGAG GTTGTCGCCCAACAAGGAGGTCTTGAGTTCATCAGGATCTCCTCCAAGTGTCATCTGAGCTTCGGTCAAAGTTACAGTGTCCACTGTGAACCTGAGGGCTTCCATATACAGCCGGAG TGTGCACCATTTGAGTCGAGTTGTGGACTATTTTTCCCTCCAACGTTTGAAGTTTTCCTCACTACAAACACAAGGAAAGTGACTGTGAAGGTCCAGGACCAAGAGGGGAACGTAGTCTGGAAACGTCTAGTGCCCGTGACAG GTCCAAGAGGGGAAGTTGGACAGAGAAATGTCCcagcagaggacagagtcccatcagaggacagagtcccagcagaggacagagtcccagcagaggacagagtcccagcagaggacagagtcccagcTGACCAGAAACTGGGCGGAGCTGTCCGGACGGAGTTTGTTAAAAGAGTGTCTGATGCGAATCTGAACCTTCTCTTGGATAAACTTTATGAGCGTGGTGTGATAAGTTATGGTGAAATGCAGTCCGCCGCATCAAAACCCCAACTAGACAAAGCACGAGACGTGATCGACACGGTGCGATGTAAGGGAGCTGAAGCCAGTTCAGTTCTGATCGCTGCTCTCCGTGAGGTGGATCCACGTCTGTCCAGAGAGCTGAAGTTGAGCTGa